Below is a genomic region from Molothrus aeneus isolate 106 chromosome 5, BPBGC_Maene_1.0, whole genome shotgun sequence.
CCGCGGCGGTGCTTGGGGGGtcccgcggggcgggggcgcgccCCCCCCTCAGCCGTAGCTGTGGGGGCTGTTGGGGTTCATGGGGGACGAGTCGCGGCGGCCCGACTGTCCCCGCAGCTGCCACAGGCGGTGGCTCAGGTTCTGCACCTGGCAGGTGCCCAGCACGCAGCCCACCCGCACCAGGTGCGCCCCGGCGTGCCGGCGGCCCCGGGCGGCCCGGGGGTCCCACCGGGGGTCCCGCCGGGGGTCCCGCCGTCGGTCGTGCCGCAGGACGAGGCGCCGGACGTGCcacggcggcggccgcggggcgggcgggcggtgcCGGGGGGCGACCCACGGGCCGTGCCGGGGAACCGGGGCTCGGTGCCGCAGGGGCCCGAcgggctgcggggccggggcgtCTCCGGGGAGAGCGGGGATCCGCGCCGGGGGGCTCCGCGCCGGGGGGgccctgcaggagggaagggacacggtcaggggacacagctgcGGCTCCCGGGCTCTGCTGGGGGGAACCGGGCAACGCCGAGCCCGGAGCCAGCGCTGAGCCCGGGGCTTCCGGAggggcggaggaggaggaggagaaggaggaggaggaggaggaggaggaagcagccgCTACCTGCAGGCACACACGTACCCCGAGCACACGGACACGTGTCCCGCACACACGACACCTCCGGGCAGCCGCCGGTCCCGCCGGAGCCCCCCCGGCTCCCCCCGCTCCGCCCACCCCGTTCCCACGTGCCCCGGCCCCGGCACCCACGCCCGAGCCCCGGGCACCCGCGGGGGGGTCCGGCCTCGGTGCCACCACCTCGGTGCCACCACCCGCCCCGTGCCTCAGTGCCCCTGTCCCGCGACACCTTTCCCTCAGGAGACCCCTCCTCAGTTCCAAGGAGCTTGGAGCTTTTGGTCTGTGTCCCgtccttctcttttccctttcttttaacATTTCCTCCCCATTTTAACCCTCGTCCCGCGCCCCAcgggcccccagcccagcccagccccggcagGGGTGCCCGGCGGGGTCGGGGTGCCCCGGTGCCCCCCACGCACGgcggtgccagggctgctccccccGCACGCCCCGAGCCAGGCGGGGATCCCCGGGCGCCGGGGCCGGCCCGGACGCGCTCCCCGAGCAGGGACACGAACCCGCACGTGCGGGGCGTGCACACGCACATGGGGGGGCCGGCCcgaccccagggacccccccgggCACCCACAGCGGCCACGGGCACCCCCGAGATCCCGCGCACACAAAATCTCTGTCCCGGCGTGTGCCAGCCCCCGCGGCtctggcacacctggcacacctggcgCACCTTTGCACACCttggcacacctggcacaccttGGCACACCTGGCACATCTCGCACACCTTTGCACACCTTGGCACACCTGGCACCTCCCGCACCCCCGGGggtgcccccggtgcccccggcgCTCACGGCGGGGGCCGGGACCCAGCACACCCCGCCCGGTACTGGGTCCCCGGGGTGGGGGCCCGGTAGGAGACGctgccccgggaccccccaggCCCCATCCCGGGGGGAACGGGGAGGGCGCGGAGCTGGGGGGCGGGCAGGGGGTGCGGGAGAAGGGGTGTGGGGAAAGGAGGTGCGGGCGGGCAGGACGAGCGGGGAGGGGTTCGGCAGGGGCCAGGGCCGGGGCTCGCCCCGGGCAGGGGGCTCCGGAGGGGTCCGGGCAGGGGTGGGAAAGGGGGGCGCGGGCAGGGAGTGAAGGCAGGGAGTGAAGGCAGGGATCGGGGCAGGGATCGGGGCAGGGATCGGGGCAGATATCGGGGCAGGGATCGGGCAGGGATCGGGCAGGGTCCCTCACCTGCGCGGCGGCAGGGCCCGGCcgtggggcagctccagcaggcacaGCGCGAAGCTGACGCAACCCAGCgccagcggggccggggctcgcATGGCCGGACGGGACGGGAcgagcggcggcggctgcgggagGCACGGGGAGGGTGGCTCGGCGGGGGGGTCGCGCTGGGGTCCGGCTCCAGATCGCAGCCCCCTTCTGGTCCTGCCCCCGCTCCGCTCCCTGCCTGTGCCGCAgccgggggcggcgcggggtcCCGGCGGTGCCTGAGCGGGACCGGGCTGCGCTGCCTCGGGCTCGGCTCTGTCCCCGCTCGGCgctgccgctccccgccccggcCCAGGTTAAATATCgccggggccggcgggcggGAGGAGCCCAACGGGACGGGAGGAGCCGCGGgcgggagcaggagcagccccgcaccgccctcggctccgcacCGGCCCCGCACCTTCCCGGCCCCGCAGCGCTCCCGCGACCCCCAAGTCCCGCAGCACCCCAGCCCCgcactgccccatcccagccccgcactgccccatcccagccccgcactgcccctgccagccccgcactgccccatcccagccccgcACTGCCCCTCTCAGCCCCgcactgcccctgccagccccgcactgccccatcccagccccgcactgccccatcccagccccgcactgccccatcccagccccgcactgcccctgccagccccgcactgccccatcccagccccgcactgccccatcccagccccgcactgcccctgccagccccgcacTGCCCCTCTCAGGCCCGCactgccccctcccagccccgcactgccccatcccagccccgcACTGCCCCAACCCAGCCCCGCACTGCCCCTCTCAGCCCCgcactgcccctgccagccccgcactgccccatcccagccccacactgccccatcccagccccacactgccccatcccagccccgcactgccccatcccagccccgcactgcccc
It encodes:
- the ADM2 gene encoding protein ADM2, encoding MRAPAPLALGCVSFALCLLELPHGRALPPRRAPPARSPPARIPALPGDAPAPQPVGPLRHRAPVPRHGPWVAPRHRPPAPRPPPWHVRRLVLRHDRRRDPRRDPRWDPRAARGRRHAGAHLVRVGCVLGTCQVQNLSHRLWQLRGQSGRRDSSPMNPNSPHSYG